Proteins encoded in a region of the Deefgea piscis genome:
- a CDS encoding DNA gyrase inhibitor YacG produces MKKIIKCPSCGLSTPYSTDNPFRPFCSERCKLVDLGAWATETYRVPDESTPPDFEVDLFKNSD; encoded by the coding sequence ATGAAAAAAATAATTAAATGCCCTTCCTGTGGGCTGAGTACGCCTTATTCTACTGATAATCCCTTTCGCCCTTTTTGTTCTGAACGCTGCAAGCTCGTTGATTTAGGCGCATGGGCAACTGAAACGTATCGGGTTCCGGATGAATCCACCCCTCCCGACTTTGAAGTTGATTTATTTAAAAATTCTGACTAG
- the coaE gene encoding dephospho-CoA kinase (Dephospho-CoA kinase (CoaE) performs the final step in coenzyme A biosynthesis.), translating to MHVVGITGGIGSGKSSFCHAFVRLGITVIDTDQLAHQLTQASSAAMPAIVAEFGKSAIQADGALNRTWMRQHIFSNPSGKQTLEKILHPLIYKMAAELIKNEPPEQAYCILAVPLLFETQLFLRLIDYSIAIDCEEHLQIERVKSRSHLSETEIRQIMATQMSREQRNQYADEVLRNDGTLQDIDAKVSQTHDFLLQKFKLIKQ from the coding sequence GTGCACGTTGTTGGCATAACAGGCGGTATTGGCAGTGGCAAAAGTAGCTTCTGCCATGCATTTGTACGCTTAGGCATAACCGTCATTGATACTGACCAACTTGCCCATCAGCTAACGCAAGCCTCTTCAGCAGCGATGCCTGCTATTGTGGCGGAATTTGGAAAATCTGCGATACAAGCTGATGGTGCACTTAATCGGACTTGGATGCGGCAACATATTTTTTCCAACCCGAGCGGCAAACAAACCTTAGAAAAAATACTCCATCCTCTCATTTATAAAATGGCCGCAGAGTTAATTAAAAATGAGCCACCCGAACAAGCATATTGCATCCTGGCGGTTCCTTTATTATTTGAAACTCAATTATTTCTTCGCCTGATTGACTATTCTATTGCCATCGATTGTGAAGAACATTTACAGATTGAACGCGTTAAATCTAGAAGTCACTTATCTGAAACTGAAATCAGACAAATCATGGCCACTCAAATGAGCCGTGAGCAGCGAAACCAATATGCCGATGAAGTTCTGCGCAATGATGGAACACTGCAGGATATCGATGCAAAAGTGTCGCAGACACATGATTTTTTGCTGCAAAAGTTTAAATTAATCAAACAATAG
- a CDS encoding HDOD domain-containing protein: MMQNNPKNLAGWINIISHVEIPILASTKEQITKLRSNMDCIDLRDLAYVIGHDPLLSLKMLKYQVNRRSHQQVTDITNIEKVLLMIGIKEFFEIIRDCPILEEELSQNTDTLQTCLKTCARAYYAAQLAETMSKSRRDIDPKEIITAALLHETAEILLWLAAPELMIKIRDSLKNNPEIRSKSIQKEILGCTVNELQQELITHWHLPKILLHLIDESYVNDPRVLLVLVSTSIARHTEWSWNRELNYIDIEKCAQILHISNDEAHTIIVNTALRTAKEWKWYQVETAAARIIEY; this comes from the coding sequence ATGATGCAGAATAATCCGAAAAATTTAGCTGGCTGGATCAACATCATCAGTCATGTTGAAATCCCAATACTTGCTAGCACTAAAGAACAAATTACTAAATTACGTAGCAATATGGATTGCATTGATCTACGTGATCTAGCATATGTAATCGGGCACGACCCATTATTAAGTTTGAAAATGCTAAAGTATCAAGTGAATCGGCGGAGTCACCAGCAAGTAACAGACATCACGAACATTGAAAAAGTACTTCTAATGATTGGGATTAAAGAGTTTTTTGAAATTATACGTGACTGCCCAATTTTAGAAGAAGAATTATCCCAAAATACTGACACATTACAAACCTGCTTAAAAACTTGTGCCAGAGCATATTATGCTGCACAGCTTGCAGAAACCATGAGTAAATCTAGGCGGGATATAGACCCAAAAGAAATCATTACTGCCGCTTTATTACATGAAACTGCAGAGATTTTATTATGGCTAGCCGCCCCTGAGTTAATGATCAAAATTAGAGATTCATTAAAAAACAATCCAGAAATTAGAAGCAAATCAATCCAAAAAGAAATTTTAGGTTGCACTGTAAATGAATTACAGCAAGAGCTAATCACCCACTGGCATTTACCTAAGATATTGCTACATTTGATAGATGAAAGCTATGTAAATGATCCACGAGTTCTCTTAGTACTAGTTTCAACATCAATCGCAAGACATACTGAATGGAGTTGGAATCGAGAACTAAACTATATAGATATCGAAAAATGTGCTCAGATTTTGCACATTAGTAATGATGAAGCACACACTATAATCGTTAATACAGCACTTAGAACCGCTAAAGAATGGAAATGGTATCAAGTAGAAACAGCTGCAGCTAGAATCATTGAATATTAA
- a CDS encoding symmetrical bis(5'-nucleosyl)-tetraphosphatase, translating to MARYAIGDIQGCYSEFCSLLSLIQFNPSSDKVYLVGDLVNRGPQSLEVLRLVKSHSPAIEIVLGNHDLHLLACWAGVSKVKELDTLDAILNAPDVDDLLHWLRTQPLIIDLPDCFICHAGINPTISIVDSLRIAENCSKNLSSDGYHNWLQIMYGNTPTTWDAAFTADSEFRFGINSFTRMRMLDRLALEFKYKGEIVDTPSQLTPWYMVQSDISKRIVFGHWSTLGLMVNQQFACLDTGCIWGGN from the coding sequence ATGGCACGCTATGCTATTGGTGATATACAAGGGTGCTATTCTGAGTTCTGTTCCTTGCTCTCTCTTATCCAGTTTAATCCAAGTTCTGACAAAGTATATCTTGTTGGTGACCTGGTCAATCGCGGACCTCAGTCATTGGAAGTTTTGCGATTAGTTAAATCACACTCGCCGGCTATAGAAATTGTTCTTGGCAATCATGACCTACATTTATTAGCTTGCTGGGCAGGGGTGTCAAAAGTAAAAGAGCTCGATACACTTGATGCAATATTAAATGCACCCGATGTGGATGATTTGCTTCACTGGTTAAGAACACAACCATTGATAATTGACTTGCCAGATTGTTTTATATGTCATGCTGGAATAAATCCCACCATTTCTATAGTTGACTCATTGCGTATTGCTGAGAATTGCAGCAAAAATTTATCATCGGATGGTTACCATAATTGGCTACAGATCATGTATGGGAATACACCCACGACATGGGATGCTGCTTTTACAGCAGATTCTGAATTTCGATTTGGCATTAACTCATTTACAAGAATGCGTATGCTGGATCGCTTAGCTTTAGAATTTAAATATAAAGGGGAAATTGTAGACACCCCTAGTCAGTTAACGCCGTGGTATATGGTTCAGTCTGATATTTCAAAACGAATCGTGTTTGGACATTGGTCTACCCTTGGCTTAATGGTTAATCAACAATTTGCTTGCTTGGATACGGGTTGCATTTGGGGGGGCAACTAA
- a CDS encoding GNAT family N-acetyltransferase: MHLENRFSSHDKQNRKLTVSIANNQDTIKAAQVLRYKVFVEEMGAQLPNNSSGLDRDLFDDYCDHLIAHDENTGEVVGTYRILPPHQARKVGSYYSDTEFDLTRLQHIRPQLVELGRSCVHPKYRNGATITLLWAGLAKYMAENQYQYMIGCASVSLIDNGHTAINLYQQIAKKSLAPIEWRVFPRMPLPTPQQHHYNHVEVPALIKGYLRAGAMICGEPAWDPTFNTADFLMLLPTKQLSERYAQHFSIRK; the protein is encoded by the coding sequence ATGCACCTCGAAAATAGATTTTCTAGTCATGACAAACAAAATAGAAAATTAACCGTTTCCATCGCCAATAATCAAGATACGATCAAAGCGGCTCAAGTACTGCGCTATAAAGTATTCGTTGAGGAAATGGGCGCACAACTGCCAAATAATTCAAGTGGACTCGATCGCGATCTATTTGATGATTATTGCGATCACCTTATTGCCCACGATGAAAACACCGGTGAAGTTGTCGGCACTTACCGCATACTCCCCCCTCACCAAGCAAGAAAAGTAGGCAGTTACTACTCAGACACCGAGTTTGATTTAACACGACTTCAACATATCCGACCACAACTCGTGGAATTAGGCCGCAGTTGCGTCCACCCAAAATATAGAAATGGTGCCACCATTACATTGCTATGGGCTGGACTAGCAAAATACATGGCAGAAAACCAATACCAATATATGATTGGCTGTGCCAGTGTATCCCTCATTGACAATGGGCATACTGCGATTAATTTGTATCAACAAATCGCCAAAAAATCACTAGCCCCTATAGAGTGGCGTGTTTTTCCAAGAATGCCACTGCCAACACCGCAACAACATCATTACAATCATGTAGAAGTACCGGCACTTATAAAAGGCTATCTAAGAGCAGGTGCAATGATTTGTGGAGAGCCTGCTTGGGATCCAACATTTAATACAGCTGACTTTTTAATGTTGCTACCTACAAAACAACTCAGCGAACGATATGCACAACATTTTTCCATACGAAAATAA
- the zapD gene encoding cell division protein ZapD produces the protein MLQNCESLPDLCIVISYEFPINERIRTLLRLEDLYVRTEEFASREQPTDHHMALLGIFEIMEVASRADLKSDLLQELERQRQTLLALRNNPHISEDALDRVLLDIESTHARLLNMTGKLGQYLRENEWLMAIKQRSSIPGGVCEFDLPSYHYWRTQAAERRKNDLARWLNPLMPIKQGLDIVLKLLRDSAKSSHFVAKSGSFQQMSGGKTVQLLKVSLNNDLPAIPELSANRYAINIRFVVPSTSGERAKVIDSDVSFTLAYCNL, from the coding sequence ATGCTGCAAAATTGCGAATCTTTACCGGACCTATGCATTGTGATCAGTTACGAATTTCCGATCAATGAGAGAATACGAACCCTTCTTCGGCTCGAAGATCTCTATGTCCGCACCGAAGAGTTCGCTTCGCGCGAGCAACCGACTGATCATCACATGGCTCTACTTGGTATTTTCGAAATTATGGAAGTGGCTAGTCGAGCGGATTTAAAGTCTGATTTACTGCAAGAATTAGAACGGCAGCGCCAAACACTACTCGCATTGCGCAATAATCCTCATATTTCTGAAGATGCTTTAGATCGAGTATTATTGGATATCGAATCTACCCATGCTCGCCTTTTGAATATGACCGGTAAATTAGGGCAATATCTGCGTGAAAACGAATGGCTAATGGCAATTAAGCAGCGCAGCTCTATTCCTGGTGGCGTTTGTGAGTTTGATTTACCTTCTTATCACTATTGGCGCACCCAAGCAGCAGAACGCAGGAAAAATGATTTAGCACGTTGGCTAAATCCATTAATGCCAATTAAGCAGGGCTTAGATATTGTACTAAAATTGCTGCGCGACTCTGCCAAATCAAGCCACTTTGTTGCGAAGTCAGGTTCATTTCAGCAAATGTCGGGCGGGAAAACCGTTCAGCTACTCAAAGTGAGTTTAAATAACGACTTACCAGCCATACCTGAGCTTTCAGCCAATCGCTATGCGATTAATATTAGATTCGTAGTGCCAAGTACCAGCGGTGAAAGAGCTAAAGTCATTGATAGTGATGTATCGTTTACTCTGGCATATTGTAATTTATGA